A DNA window from Lutra lutra chromosome 8, mLutLut1.2, whole genome shotgun sequence contains the following coding sequences:
- the C8H12orf42 gene encoding uncharacterized protein C12orf42 homolog isoform X8, whose protein sequence is MPPLVVFMVCVPPVHLGKIQTPGACKSLLCAHPHTVLRSPVSSAASLEEESHAEASSSQTPSGKCDEALLIFTIRREIKRARAAPKEAWKSPVLAKNMTKKPIRSHSVTPLDLEAAGTHISRHARLQNRPSYNSRGDSAPLGPAARPSTAIGLCRKSQTPSASSGVSRSSSELEMEDRKAAPVGVQADPRRQSRPRGAPLSPAGGGAVAMAPEMLPKHPHPPEKRGPRADASLHGNLAGAPLPLRAGAPTHLPSKKLIKVRSSPSARPPQRFHTVCSQTPPRPGVGVGGR, encoded by the exons GAAAGATTCAGACTCCAGGAGCATGTAAAAGCCTGCTTTGTGCCCACCCGCACACCGTCCTGAGGTCTCCAGTTTCAAGTGCAGCTTCTTTGGAAGAAGAGAGCCATGCAGAAGCCAGTTCCTCCCAGACACCATCCGGTAAATGTGATGAGGCCCTACTGATCTTCACCATCAGACGAGAAATTAAGAGAGCCAGAGCAGCACCTAAAGAGGCCTGGAAGAGTCCAGTTTTGGCAAAGAACATGACAAAAAAGCCTATTAGATCCCACTCAGTCACTCCTTTGGACCTGGAGGCTGCAGGCACGCACATCAGTAGGCATGCAAGACTTCAGAACCGGCCCTCCTACAATTCCAGGGGAGATTCTGCCCCACTGG GTCCCGCTGCGAGGCCTTCCACCGCCATCGGCCTCTGCAGGAAAAGCCAGACCCCCTCGGCTTCGTCGGGTGTTTCCCGGAGTTCCTCGGAGCTGGAGATGGAGGACAGGAAGGCAGCCCCAGTAGGAGTTCAGGCGGACCCCCGTCGCCAAAGCCGGCCCCGGGGCGCGCCCCTAAGTCCGGCTGGAGGAGGCGCAGTTGCCATGGCACCAGAGATGCTCCCCAAGCATCCTCATCCCCCGGAGAAAAGGGGGCCCAGGGCGGACGCCTCTCTTCACGGCAATCTGGCAGGAGCTCCCCTTCCTCTGCGGGCCGGtgctcccacccatctcccctcaaAGAAGTTAATCAAGGTTcgctcttctccctctgcccgcccacCCCAGCGTTTCCATACGGTTTGTTCACAGACCCCTCctaggccgggggtgggggtgggggggcggtga
- the C8H12orf42 gene encoding uncharacterized protein C12orf42 homolog isoform X7 has translation MKNFSESLKLRSLCFLHFPGKIQTPGACKSLLCAHPHTVLRSPVSSAASLEEESHAEASSSQTPSGKCDEALLIFTIRREIKRARAAPKEAWKSPVLAKNMTKKPIRSHSVTPLDLEAAGTHISRHARLQNRPSYNSRGDSAPLGPAARPSTAIGLCRKSQTPSASSGVSRSSSELEMEDRKAAPVGVQADPRRQSRPRGAPLSPAGGGAVAMAPEMLPKHPHPPEKRGPRADASLHGNLAGAPLPLRAGAPTHLPSKKLIKVRSSPSARPPQRFHTVCSQTPPRPGVGVGGR, from the exons GAAAGATTCAGACTCCAGGAGCATGTAAAAGCCTGCTTTGTGCCCACCCGCACACCGTCCTGAGGTCTCCAGTTTCAAGTGCAGCTTCTTTGGAAGAAGAGAGCCATGCAGAAGCCAGTTCCTCCCAGACACCATCCGGTAAATGTGATGAGGCCCTACTGATCTTCACCATCAGACGAGAAATTAAGAGAGCCAGAGCAGCACCTAAAGAGGCCTGGAAGAGTCCAGTTTTGGCAAAGAACATGACAAAAAAGCCTATTAGATCCCACTCAGTCACTCCTTTGGACCTGGAGGCTGCAGGCACGCACATCAGTAGGCATGCAAGACTTCAGAACCGGCCCTCCTACAATTCCAGGGGAGATTCTGCCCCACTGG GTCCCGCTGCGAGGCCTTCCACCGCCATCGGCCTCTGCAGGAAAAGCCAGACCCCCTCGGCTTCGTCGGGTGTTTCCCGGAGTTCCTCGGAGCTGGAGATGGAGGACAGGAAGGCAGCCCCAGTAGGAGTTCAGGCGGACCCCCGTCGCCAAAGCCGGCCCCGGGGCGCGCCCCTAAGTCCGGCTGGAGGAGGCGCAGTTGCCATGGCACCAGAGATGCTCCCCAAGCATCCTCATCCCCCGGAGAAAAGGGGGCCCAGGGCGGACGCCTCTCTTCACGGCAATCTGGCAGGAGCTCCCCTTCCTCTGCGGGCCGGtgctcccacccatctcccctcaaAGAAGTTAATCAAGGTTcgctcttctccctctgcccgcccacCCCAGCGTTTCCATACGGTTTGTTCACAGACCCCTCctaggccgggggtgggggtgggggggcggtga
- the C8H12orf42 gene encoding uncharacterized protein C12orf42 homolog isoform X6, with amino-acid sequence MGEEALLLTTYPKTLNNEDAGKIQTPGACKSLLCAHPHTVLRSPVSSAASLEEESHAEASSSQTPSGKCDEALLIFTIRREIKRARAAPKEAWKSPVLAKNMTKKPIRSHSVTPLDLEAAGTHISRHARLQNRPSYNSRGDSAPLGPAARPSTAIGLCRKSQTPSASSGVSRSSSELEMEDRKAAPVGVQADPRRQSRPRGAPLSPAGGGAVAMAPEMLPKHPHPPEKRGPRADASLHGNLAGAPLPLRAGAPTHLPSKKLIKVRSSPSARPPQRFHTVCSQTPPRPGVGVGGR; translated from the exons GAAAGATTCAGACTCCAGGAGCATGTAAAAGCCTGCTTTGTGCCCACCCGCACACCGTCCTGAGGTCTCCAGTTTCAAGTGCAGCTTCTTTGGAAGAAGAGAGCCATGCAGAAGCCAGTTCCTCCCAGACACCATCCGGTAAATGTGATGAGGCCCTACTGATCTTCACCATCAGACGAGAAATTAAGAGAGCCAGAGCAGCACCTAAAGAGGCCTGGAAGAGTCCAGTTTTGGCAAAGAACATGACAAAAAAGCCTATTAGATCCCACTCAGTCACTCCTTTGGACCTGGAGGCTGCAGGCACGCACATCAGTAGGCATGCAAGACTTCAGAACCGGCCCTCCTACAATTCCAGGGGAGATTCTGCCCCACTGG GTCCCGCTGCGAGGCCTTCCACCGCCATCGGCCTCTGCAGGAAAAGCCAGACCCCCTCGGCTTCGTCGGGTGTTTCCCGGAGTTCCTCGGAGCTGGAGATGGAGGACAGGAAGGCAGCCCCAGTAGGAGTTCAGGCGGACCCCCGTCGCCAAAGCCGGCCCCGGGGCGCGCCCCTAAGTCCGGCTGGAGGAGGCGCAGTTGCCATGGCACCAGAGATGCTCCCCAAGCATCCTCATCCCCCGGAGAAAAGGGGGCCCAGGGCGGACGCCTCTCTTCACGGCAATCTGGCAGGAGCTCCCCTTCCTCTGCGGGCCGGtgctcccacccatctcccctcaaAGAAGTTAATCAAGGTTcgctcttctccctctgcccgcccacCCCAGCGTTTCCATACGGTTTGTTCACAGACCCCTCctaggccgggggtgggggtgggggggcggtga